Proteins from a genomic interval of Zingiber officinale cultivar Zhangliang chromosome 1B, Zo_v1.1, whole genome shotgun sequence:
- the LOC122025662 gene encoding aldehyde oxidase GLOX-like — MASATPRSRTRSAATTAGIFFLFLSYLLHVLAAGIFAQQRPFSKVDGGGWWKLLSNSVGISAMHMQLLPDDTVVMFDRTDTGHSNISLPDGSRCSTDCTAHSVLFHLSSSSVRPLTILTDTWCSSGTLLSNGTLLQTGGFRDGDRVIRFFSPSPLSDWVEQPSYLAVRRWYASNQILPDGRVIIIGGRRQFSGEFFPRDQYSASPVFQLSFLVETYDRESEGNLYPFLHLLPDGTLFIFANDRAIVLDVASKRVIRRLPPIPDGQRSYPSSGSSVLLPLRPGAAAEVLVCGGAPLGSYQAALNGNFLPALRSCARIKPSDPEPAWSMEDMPLARVMGDMILLPTCDVLIVNGAAAGTAGWELAREPVLHPVLYRPDLPEGTRFSVLRESQIPRMYHSTAVLDTHGRVIVGGSNPHSSYKFTNVMFPTELSLEAFYPPYLLTAAGDRPHVLSAPAEVGYGERVAVRFLVAGHFHRSGHQELEDVEVVALSPGFQTHSVGMNQRVVVLETSQTLGQLGGYETEVMTPPSPAVSPPGYYLWFVVHEGVPSKGVWVRIG, encoded by the coding sequence ATGGCCTCCGCGACTCCAAGATCAAGAACAAGAAGCGCGGCCACCACCGCcggtatcttcttcctcttcctttcttaTTTGCTTCACGTTCTTGCGGCGGGAATTTTCGCGCAGCAGAGGCCGTTCTCGAAGGTGGACGGCGGCGGGTGGTGGAAGCTCCTCAGCAACAGCGTCGGGATCTCCGCAATGCACATGCAGCTGCTGCCGGACGACACGGTAGTTATGTTCGACCGCACCGACACTGGACACTCCAACATCTCGCTCCCCGACGGCAGCCGCTGCAGCACCGATTGCACTGCCCATTCCGTCCTATTCCACCTGTCCTCCTCCTCCGTCCGCCCTCTCACCATCCTCACCGACACCTGGTGCTCCTCCGGCACTCTCCTCTCCAACGGCACCCTCCTCCAGACCGGGGGTTTCAGGGACGGCGACCGCGTAATCCGTTTCTTTTCTCCCTCCCCCCTCTCCGATTGGGTGGAGCAGCCCTCCTACCTGGCCGTCCGCCGCTGGTACGCCTCCAACCAGATCCTTCCCGACGGCCGAGTCATCATCATCGGAGGCCGCCGCCAGTTCTCCGGCGAGTTCTTCCCCCGAGACCAGTACTCTGCCTCCCCTGTTTTCCAACTCTCTTTCTTGGTTGAGACGTACGACCGCGAGTCGGAGGGCAACCTGTACCCgttcctccacctcctccctgACGGCACCCTCTTCATATTCGCCAACGACCGCGCCATCGTCCTCGACGTGGCCAGCAAGCGCGTGATCCGCAGGCTGCCTCCCATCCCTGACGGCCAACGAAGTTATCCCAGCTCGGGCTCCTCTGTTCTCCTGCCCCTCCGCCCGGGGGCGGCAGCGGAGGTTCTTGTGTGCGGCGGCGCGCCCTTGGGGTCCTATCAGGCCGCGCTCAATGGAAACTTCCTCCCGGCTCTCCGCTCGTGCGCTCGGATCAAGCCGTCGGACCCCGAGCCGGCCTGGTCAATGGAGGACATGCCACTTGCTCGCGTTATGGGCGACATGATCCTCCTCCCTACCTGCGACGTCCTCATCGTCAATGGCGCTGCGGCCGGCACCGCCGGATGGGAGCTCGCGCGAGAACCCGTGTTGCATCCGGTCCTCTACCGGCCGGACCTGCCGGAAGGGACCCGATTCTCCGTCCTGCGCGAGTCGCAAATCCCGCGGATGTACCACTCGACGGCAGTGCTGGACACCCACGGGCGGGTGATCGTTGGGGGCAGCAACCCTCACAGTAGCTACAAGTTCACCAACGTGATGTTCCCGACCGAGCTGAGCCTCGAGGCTTTCTACCCGCCTTACCTACTGACGGCCGCCGGAGATCGGCCTCACGTGTTGTCCGCGCCTGCTGAGGTGGGCTACGGAGAGAGGGTGGCAGTAAGGTTCTTGGTGGCGGGGCACTTCCACCGCTCGGGGCATCAGGAATTGGAGGACGTGGAGGTGGTGGCCCTGTCGCCGGGGTTCCAGACGCACTCGGTGGGGATGAACCAACGGGTGGTCGTGCTGGAGACGTCCCAGACGCTGGGACAGTTAGGCGGGTACGAGACGGAGGTGATGACACCTCCCTCGCCAGCAGTGTCGCCGCCGGGATACTATCTCTGGTTCGTGGTGCACGAGGGTGTGCCGAGCAAGGGCGTCTGGGTCAGAATCGGATAG